In Azospirillum ramasamyi, one DNA window encodes the following:
- a CDS encoding ParA family protein has protein sequence MVYSAPKGGTGKTTSCKNTAVAAAKDGMRVATLDFDPQRTLGQWHELRRPHEVAVIDHYEGTLEEIDAALAQIDPARYDVVFIDTPPSVELYPEATKILLRRADLVLVPTGVGRFDKMSVIPWMEFLRDYGRPAAFLLNRVKRRSVSLREAKLELGRVGRLVPHEVPDIEDMHRVDDIGCSIVDVGAVNGADECLGAWYFIRHELGI, from the coding sequence GTGGTCTACAGCGCGCCGAAGGGCGGAACCGGAAAAACCACCAGTTGCAAGAACACCGCGGTGGCGGCCGCCAAGGACGGAATGCGCGTCGCGACGCTGGATTTCGATCCGCAGCGCACGCTGGGGCAGTGGCACGAACTGCGCCGCCCGCACGAGGTCGCCGTCATCGACCATTATGAAGGCACGCTGGAGGAGATCGACGCGGCGCTCGCCCAGATCGACCCCGCCCGCTACGACGTGGTCTTCATCGACACGCCGCCCTCGGTGGAGCTTTATCCCGAAGCGACCAAGATCCTGCTGCGCCGCGCCGACCTCGTGCTGGTGCCGACCGGCGTGGGGCGTTTCGACAAGATGAGCGTCATCCCCTGGATGGAGTTCCTGCGCGATTACGGCCGCCCCGCCGCCTTCCTGCTGAACCGGGTCAAGCGCCGGTCGGTCAGCCTGCGGGAAGCGAAGCTGGAGCTGGGCCGGGTCGGCCGGCTGGTGCCGCATGAGGTGCCGGACATCGAGGACATGCACCGGGTCGACGACATCGGCTGCTCCATCGTCGATGTCGGCGCGGTGAACGGCGCCGACGAATGCCTGGGCGCCTGGTACTTCATCCGGCACGAGTTGGGGATCTGA
- a CDS encoding DUF3102 domain-containing protein yields MANVKSFMKKVAEQGKAAPAPAAQPSAPAVPARTAAAVAPSKADRRASDISDAIVPCHTRQEFAQEIRYHWNRSRKEFLSIGRYLNRAKEILPHGEFEAMIESDMPFSVETAFRFRAVAEAVDTGRLSLDVLPGAESVAYQIVTMTPDELERAKAQGLIRPDVTRRQLIDFKRSLRPPKDVTPNDRRRQLLAEYARLRARLAEVRDELRRDHGIDPEHDYGRGRTGVTIDVEAEDVGTGADDGA; encoded by the coding sequence ATGGCCAACGTGAAGTCCTTCATGAAGAAGGTGGCGGAGCAGGGCAAGGCCGCTCCCGCACCGGCCGCCCAGCCCTCGGCGCCCGCCGTGCCGGCCCGCACCGCCGCGGCGGTGGCGCCGTCCAAGGCCGACCGCCGGGCATCGGACATCAGCGACGCCATCGTGCCCTGCCACACCCGGCAGGAATTCGCCCAGGAAATCCGCTATCACTGGAACCGCAGCCGCAAGGAGTTCCTGTCGATCGGCCGCTATCTGAACCGCGCCAAGGAGATCCTGCCCCATGGCGAGTTCGAGGCGATGATCGAGAGCGACATGCCGTTCTCGGTCGAGACCGCCTTCCGCTTCCGCGCGGTGGCGGAGGCGGTGGATACCGGGCGGCTGTCGCTGGACGTGCTGCCGGGGGCGGAAAGCGTCGCCTACCAGATCGTCACCATGACACCGGACGAGCTGGAGCGCGCCAAGGCGCAGGGGCTGATCCGTCCCGACGTGACCCGCCGCCAGCTGATCGACTTCAAGCGCTCTCTGCGCCCGCCGAAGGACGTGACGCCGAACGACAGGCGCCGCCAGCTTCTGGCCGAATATGCCCGGCTGCGCGCCCGCTTGGCCGAGGTTCGCGACGAGCTGCGGCGCGACCACGGCATCGACCCGGAGCATGACTATGGCCGGGGGCGCACCGGCGTCACCATCGACGTCGAGGCGGAGGATGTCGGCACCGGCGCGGATGACGGGGCGTAA
- a CDS encoding LysR family transcriptional regulator yields MADFNWNDLRFFLAVARAGTLTTAAQRLRADHTTVSRRISALEDALRVTLFERRPSGFTLTPQGERLKQTAEVMESAAFLAQGMVADGDLALAGAVRIGAPDGFGSCFLAPRIGALCERHPELEVQLVAMPRVFSLSKREADIAISLSRPQEGRLYARKLTDYRLGLYATAAYLEARPPIRSRADLRGHSFIGYIDDLIFAPELDYVETIGEVAPRIKSSSLVAQMKATLAGAGLCMLPAFIAGGEPDLVPVLPDEVTITRSFWLIVHEDLRSLARIAMTADYIADLVRREQALFLPPSAA; encoded by the coding sequence ATGGCCGATTTCAATTGGAACGACCTGCGATTCTTCCTGGCGGTGGCCCGCGCCGGCACATTGACCACGGCGGCCCAGCGCCTGCGTGCCGACCACACCACGGTCAGCCGCCGCATTTCGGCGCTGGAGGATGCGTTGCGCGTCACCCTGTTCGAGCGCCGACCCAGCGGTTTCACCCTGACGCCGCAGGGCGAGCGGCTGAAGCAGACCGCCGAGGTGATGGAGAGCGCGGCCTTTCTCGCCCAGGGCATGGTGGCGGACGGCGATCTGGCGCTTGCCGGCGCGGTGCGCATCGGGGCGCCCGACGGCTTCGGCAGCTGTTTCCTGGCGCCGCGCATCGGGGCCTTGTGCGAACGCCACCCGGAACTGGAGGTGCAGCTGGTCGCCATGCCGCGCGTCTTCAGCCTGTCGAAGCGCGAGGCCGACATCGCCATCAGCCTGTCCCGCCCGCAGGAAGGGCGGCTCTATGCCCGCAAGCTGACCGATTACCGGCTGGGGCTGTACGCTACCGCCGCCTATCTGGAGGCCCGGCCGCCGATCCGCAGCCGCGCCGACCTGCGCGGCCATTCCTTCATCGGCTATATCGACGACCTGATCTTCGCGCCCGAACTGGACTATGTCGAGACGATCGGGGAGGTGGCGCCGCGCATCAAGAGCAGCAGCCTCGTCGCCCAGATGAAGGCGACGCTGGCCGGGGCGGGGCTGTGCATGCTGCCCGCCTTCATCGCCGGCGGAGAGCCCGATCTGGTGCCGGTCCTGCCGGATGAGGTGACGATCACGCGGTCCTTCTGGCTGATCGTGCATGAGGATCTGCGGTCGCTGGCCCGCATCGCCATGACCGCGGACTACATCGCCGATCTGGTCCGGCGGGAGCAGGCGCTGTTCCTGCCCCCGTCGGCGGCCTGA
- a CDS encoding class I SAM-dependent methyltransferase, giving the protein MGTARGTEMESRSLLDRMIDRMTVQRNALGWAGRAVAGRDGMVLEVGLGKGRTFDHLRHLFPPRDILVFDMWVRVPPDLTPDEDRLFVGDFQETMPAAAERFGRCARLAHADFGSTDRGHDARQAAWLAPLIDALMLPGGVVLSDRPLERPNWTPLPLPADERWPYHAWRVDG; this is encoded by the coding sequence ATGGGGACCGCCAGGGGCACCGAGATGGAATCCCGGTCGCTGCTCGACCGCATGATCGATCGGATGACGGTGCAGCGCAACGCGCTGGGCTGGGCCGGGCGCGCCGTGGCCGGCCGCGACGGCATGGTGCTGGAGGTGGGGCTGGGCAAGGGCCGCACCTTCGACCATCTGCGCCACCTTTTCCCGCCGCGCGACATCCTGGTCTTCGACATGTGGGTCCGCGTGCCGCCGGACCTGACGCCGGACGAGGACCGCCTGTTCGTCGGCGATTTCCAGGAAACCATGCCGGCGGCGGCGGAGCGGTTCGGCCGCTGCGCCCGGCTGGCCCATGCCGATTTCGGCAGCACCGACCGCGGCCACGACGCCCGGCAGGCGGCATGGCTGGCGCCGCTGATCGACGCGCTGATGCTGCCGGGCGGCGTCGTGCTGTCCGACCGGCCGCTGGAGCGTCCCAACTGGACGCCGCTTCCCCTGCCCGCGGACGAACGCTGGCCCTACCACGCATGGCGGGTGGACGGCTGA
- a CDS encoding filamentous hemagglutinin N-terminal domain-containing protein encodes MRGSGVTDGSAGQAVEARRDHPGTGLRQALCRGTALAGAARLAVIAAVAALGLPALPAFANPEGGVVTDGSAVIQSTGPGRLDVIQSTPKAVIDWKRFGIAEGEHTNFQQPDANSITLNRVTGPDPSAIMGRLTANGQVWLVNPNGILFGPNASVDVGGLVATTHDIRNEDFMAGRHSFEGRAGSTATVENEGSITVAQAGLAALVAPGVANRGTIQARMGEVTLASGRRFVVDLFGDQKINIAVDAKTDARPVGADGKPVDALVSNSGRIFADGGRVQMTASAAKGLVDRVVNMSGTVQARRVEQQGGDIVLLGDGGEVEVSGTLDASGRNAGQTGGSVSVSGDRTALTGKARIDASGAAGGGEVLVGGDVQGGKASAATLAGYGIRPARKPVPPSAETVVAQAATIAADATESGKGGKVVVWADGGTRFDGAISARGGAAGGNGGFVETSGKLSLQVRGRVDAGASAGKGGSWLLDPTDIRVSSSGGTISAATIEASLNTGTAVTLQTDSAISGNGDITVDEAIVKSYGGDTSLTLNAYRNIIVNEGIRSDSGALTLVLNAGNTGDEDTRDGAVRIGKESGAISINTRGGSFLVGGGINPSLYAATGLPLAGYASGVNLLNATIDTGAGSITISGNGGLYDGGGNHGIALRNSQLLTTSGAVTLTGAGGISNCPVQTCDQNLYGGDNLGVLLDAATVHSLSGIVTVTGAAGHNDQDYFPGHPIGNSLGVRLRGSRLESDNGAIIIAGSGGTDRSESGVGNQAIVIEGSSQLIGLGGTSITLTSGGGWNDDIVLDSSTVTTQSGAIRVDAARDLITMNLALTGGGTTTLKAGSGVSLMSTTINSSGTPVVVNSGADSSGPILIAGSTIQTHGGAITLGGGNDPGASPATGNEKNATGVTIESSELLSDGGTIAITGEGSHYDGDGHGVAIIGQSRIGSGTGKIAIRGKSVSYSGWSAGVMIASDDGGRPILQSASTAADAILIDGDASEADAEEAWGAKIQGSAEIRSAGGVAITGRAGTSAAISEVAGIGLDAETDGNIQIVAAAGEVTLQGTAGTGEKASDVYRNGDVTISSTPAPPPPPPPVTPPPVTPPPVTPTLPEVPEVPATPATPTTPAAPTTPETGGGDGGGPGTPSTGTPGTDASGTNPEGTGSTGSASSDTSSSTGQSALAGNGSVQTVLQPVAQIMASPTTATPPTIAPATGTSAAATTPQTFLSALEQGTATQSMVPRSGEGQGTQTTGGNSSSGSAPISPPPPPPPGPSTVVLPSGRSVTFTAEATQAYASGATLSQPGPQLLASPQVQAAAGSIIQAAGSGGMVQAVTALATGGLSLPEQRAVLASVPVPTLIGGLTASSDPVAVLVGGILQNSAAGQPGGYAQVRATVTQANLPPQVVRTYLAMVQRVEREQRTQAFAGALRQLVANPAAADMLGRPTASSAPPALQQARGGRTRGGTMTLRGIVADSANLAEARVNGRWVFIDEQGQFRTSIPVEPGATEATLTMTDETGKTTEQRIAIDAAAAAPDPAAPPKPRKIALMIAVDTYRDTGIPALVTPEADIKAVGKALNDQLGYETRVLRNPTKAQIGEALRKLGREVSEQDQVMVYYAGHGYELAETGTGYWLPADAETTSARNWVSNNDIGRFLSRMPAKHVMVVSDSCYSGAFTKEQKVDASRIASEQEIRQRRSVMALSSGGDEPVADGDVNSPFAAALKKRVLALPKDSNGYALYQEVRDDVTRDAPQTPQYGVIRTAGYDEGGDFLLELPDRPMN; translated from the coding sequence ATGCGGGGATCGGGTGTGACGGACGGATCGGCGGGACAGGCTGTGGAGGCGCGGAGGGACCATCCCGGGACCGGACTGAGGCAGGCCCTGTGCCGCGGCACCGCGCTGGCGGGGGCGGCGCGTCTGGCGGTCATCGCCGCCGTGGCCGCCCTCGGCCTGCCGGCCCTGCCCGCCTTCGCCAACCCCGAGGGCGGCGTGGTCACCGACGGCAGCGCCGTCATCCAGTCCACCGGCCCCGGCCGGCTCGACGTCATCCAATCCACCCCGAAGGCGGTGATCGACTGGAAGCGCTTCGGCATCGCCGAGGGCGAGCACACCAACTTCCAGCAGCCCGACGCCAATTCCATCACCCTCAACCGCGTCACCGGCCCCGATCCCTCCGCCATCATGGGGCGGCTGACCGCCAACGGGCAGGTCTGGCTCGTCAATCCGAACGGCATCCTGTTCGGACCGAACGCCAGCGTCGATGTCGGCGGGCTGGTCGCCACCACCCACGACATCCGCAACGAAGACTTCATGGCCGGCCGCCACAGCTTCGAGGGGCGGGCCGGCTCCACCGCGACGGTGGAGAACGAGGGCAGCATCACGGTGGCGCAGGCCGGGCTGGCGGCGCTGGTCGCCCCCGGCGTCGCCAACCGCGGCACCATCCAGGCCCGCATGGGCGAGGTGACGCTGGCATCCGGGCGGCGCTTCGTCGTCGACCTGTTCGGCGACCAGAAGATCAACATCGCGGTGGACGCCAAGACCGACGCGCGGCCCGTCGGCGCCGACGGCAAGCCGGTGGACGCCCTGGTCAGCAACAGCGGCAGGATCTTCGCCGACGGCGGCCGGGTACAGATGACGGCCTCGGCCGCCAAGGGGCTGGTCGACCGCGTCGTCAACATGTCCGGCACCGTCCAGGCCCGGCGGGTGGAGCAGCAGGGCGGCGACATCGTCCTGCTGGGCGACGGCGGCGAGGTGGAGGTGTCGGGCACGCTGGACGCCAGCGGCAGGAATGCCGGCCAGACCGGCGGTTCCGTCAGCGTGTCGGGCGACCGCACGGCGCTGACCGGCAAGGCACGCATCGATGCGTCCGGCGCCGCCGGGGGAGGGGAGGTGCTGGTCGGCGGCGACGTGCAGGGCGGCAAGGCGTCCGCCGCCACGCTGGCCGGCTACGGCATCCGCCCGGCGCGCAAGCCGGTGCCGCCGTCCGCCGAGACGGTGGTGGCGCAGGCGGCCACCATCGCCGCCGACGCCACCGAGAGCGGCAAGGGCGGCAAGGTCGTGGTGTGGGCCGACGGCGGCACCCGCTTCGACGGCGCCATCTCCGCCCGCGGCGGTGCGGCCGGCGGCAACGGCGGCTTCGTGGAAACCTCCGGCAAGCTGTCGCTGCAGGTGCGCGGCCGGGTCGATGCCGGGGCATCGGCAGGGAAGGGCGGGTCCTGGCTGCTCGATCCGACCGACATCAGGGTATCGTCGAGCGGAGGGACCATCAGCGCCGCCACGATCGAAGCGTCGCTGAATACCGGCACCGCCGTCACGCTGCAGACCGACAGCGCCATCAGCGGTAACGGCGACATCACCGTCGACGAGGCGATCGTCAAGTCGTACGGCGGGGACACTTCGCTGACGTTGAATGCCTACCGGAACATCATCGTCAATGAAGGCATCCGGTCGGACTCCGGGGCGCTCACCCTCGTCCTGAACGCCGGAAACACCGGAGACGAGGATACGCGCGATGGTGCTGTTCGGATCGGTAAAGAAAGCGGAGCCATTTCGATCAACACCCGCGGCGGCTCGTTTCTGGTGGGCGGCGGCATCAATCCCTCGCTCTACGCGGCAACAGGACTGCCGCTCGCCGGCTACGCATCGGGCGTCAATCTCCTCAACGCCACCATCGATACCGGCGCCGGCTCCATCACCATCAGTGGGAATGGCGGGCTCTATGACGGCGGCGGAAACCACGGCATCGCGCTCCGCAACAGCCAACTGCTGACCACCAGCGGGGCCGTCACGCTCACCGGCGCGGGAGGAATCAGTAACTGCCCGGTACAGACCTGTGATCAGAACCTGTACGGCGGCGACAACCTCGGTGTTCTGCTCGACGCGGCGACGGTGCACAGCTTGAGCGGCATCGTCACGGTCACGGGCGCCGCCGGACACAACGACCAGGACTATTTCCCCGGCCATCCAATCGGCAATTCCTTGGGCGTCAGGCTGAGAGGTTCGAGGCTCGAGAGCGACAATGGCGCCATCATCATCGCGGGCTCGGGCGGGACCGACCGAAGCGAGAGCGGAGTCGGCAACCAGGCAATCGTGATCGAGGGCTCCTCTCAATTGATCGGGCTGGGCGGCACGTCGATCACCCTGACGAGCGGCGGCGGGTGGAACGACGACATCGTGCTGGACTCGTCGACCGTGACCACCCAATCGGGCGCCATCCGCGTTGACGCGGCGCGCGACCTGATAACGATGAACCTTGCGCTGACCGGCGGCGGCACGACGACGCTCAAGGCGGGGAGCGGCGTCTCGCTGATGTCCACCACCATCAATTCGTCCGGCACTCCGGTGGTCGTAAACAGCGGCGCGGACTCAAGCGGCCCGATCCTGATCGCCGGCAGCACGATCCAAACCCATGGCGGCGCCATCACCTTGGGCGGCGGGAACGATCCCGGAGCTTCGCCGGCGACCGGCAACGAAAAAAATGCCACCGGCGTAACCATCGAATCGAGCGAGCTGCTTTCCGACGGGGGCACGATCGCCATCACCGGCGAGGGATCGCACTATGATGGCGACGGCCATGGCGTGGCCATCATCGGACAAAGCAGGATCGGCTCCGGCACCGGGAAGATCGCCATCCGTGGCAAGTCCGTGTCCTATTCCGGCTGGAGTGCCGGCGTCATGATCGCCTCCGATGACGGCGGCAGGCCGATCCTCCAATCCGCCTCCACGGCCGCCGATGCCATTCTGATCGACGGCGACGCCTCCGAGGCGGACGCCGAGGAAGCCTGGGGAGCAAAAATCCAGGGTTCGGCGGAAATCAGGTCGGCAGGCGGCGTTGCCATCACCGGCAGGGCCGGTACATCTGCGGCCATCTCTGAGGTTGCCGGCATCGGCCTGGATGCCGAAACCGACGGCAACATCCAGATCGTGGCGGCCGCGGGAGAGGTGACCCTCCAGGGCACCGCCGGAACCGGTGAAAAGGCATCGGACGTGTACAGGAACGGCGATGTGACGATCAGCAGCACGCCGGCACCACCGCCGCCTCCCCCCCCGGTGACGCCGCCTCCCGTGACCCCGCCTCCCGTGACCCCGACGTTGCCGGAGGTGCCGGAGGTTCCGGCCACGCCGGCCACCCCCACGACACCGGCCGCTCCCACCACACCGGAAACCGGCGGTGGAGACGGGGGCGGACCCGGTACGCCGTCCACCGGCACGCCCGGAACGGATGCGTCCGGCACCAATCCGGAAGGAACCGGATCGACGGGAAGCGCCTCCTCGGATACGTCATCCTCCACCGGCCAATCCGCCCTGGCAGGCAACGGATCCGTACAGACGGTGCTGCAGCCGGTGGCGCAGATCATGGCAAGCCCGACGACGGCCACACCCCCGACGATCGCCCCGGCCACCGGAACCTCGGCCGCCGCAACCACCCCGCAGACCTTCCTGTCGGCGCTGGAACAGGGCACGGCCACCCAGAGCATGGTCCCCCGATCCGGGGAAGGGCAGGGCACCCAGACGACGGGCGGCAACTCGTCCTCCGGCAGCGCCCCGATCTCGCCGCCGCCACCGCCTCCCCCCGGTCCGTCGACGGTGGTGCTGCCGTCCGGCCGCTCCGTCACCTTCACGGCGGAGGCGACGCAGGCCTATGCCTCCGGCGCCACCCTGTCGCAACCGGGGCCCCAGCTGCTCGCCTCGCCCCAGGTCCAGGCGGCGGCCGGCTCCATCATCCAGGCCGCCGGCAGCGGCGGCATGGTGCAGGCGGTGACGGCGCTGGCGACCGGCGGCCTGTCGCTGCCGGAACAGCGGGCGGTGCTGGCCAGCGTCCCCGTCCCCACCCTGATCGGCGGCCTGACCGCCAGCAGCGATCCGGTGGCGGTGCTCGTCGGCGGCATCCTGCAGAACAGCGCCGCCGGCCAGCCCGGCGGCTATGCCCAGGTGCGCGCCACTGTGACCCAGGCCAACCTGCCGCCCCAGGTCGTCCGCACCTACCTCGCCATGGTGCAGCGGGTGGAGCGCGAGCAGCGCACCCAGGCCTTCGCCGGCGCGCTGCGGCAGCTGGTGGCGAACCCTGCGGCGGCGGACATGTTGGGCCGGCCGACCGCCTCCTCGGCTCCGCCCGCCCTGCAGCAGGCGCGCGGCGGCCGCACCCGCGGCGGCACCATGACCCTGCGCGGCATCGTCGCCGACAGCGCCAATCTGGCCGAGGCGCGGGTGAACGGCCGCTGGGTCTTCATCGACGAGCAGGGGCAGTTCCGCACCAGCATCCCGGTGGAGCCGGGGGCGACCGAAGCCACGCTGACCATGACCGACGAGACCGGCAAGACGACCGAGCAGCGCATCGCCATCGATGCCGCCGCCGCGGCGCCCGATCCCGCCGCTCCGCCGAAGCCGCGCAAGATCGCCCTGATGATCGCGGTCGACACCTACCGCGACACCGGCATCCCCGCCCTGGTCACGCCGGAGGCCGACATCAAGGCGGTGGGCAAGGCGCTGAACGACCAGCTCGGCTACGAGACGCGGGTGCTGCGCAATCCGACCAAGGCCCAGATCGGCGAGGCGCTGCGCAAGCTCGGCCGCGAGGTGAGCGAACAGGACCAGGTGATGGTCTATTACGCCGGCCACGGCTATGAGCTGGCGGAAACCGGGACCGGCTATTGGCTGCCGGCCGACGCGGAGACGACCAGCGCCCGCAACTGGGTGTCGAACAACGACATCGGACGCTTCCTCAGCCGCATGCCGGCCAAGCATGTGATGGTGGTGTCGGACAGCTGCTATTCCGGCGCCTTCACCAAGGAACAGAAGGTCGACGCCAGCCGCATCGCCAGCGAGCAGGAGATCCGCCAGCGCCGCTCGGTGATGGCGCTGTCGTCGGGCGGCGACGAGCCGGTGGCCGACGGCGACGTGAACTCCCCCTTCGCCGCCGCGCTGAAGAAGCGGGTGCTGGCGCTGCCGAAGGACAGCAACGGCTACGCGCTCTACCAGGAGGTCCGCGACGACGTGACCCGCGACGCCCCGCAGACCCCGCAATACGGCGTGATCCGCACCGCCGGCTACGACGAAGGCGGCGACTTCCTGCTGGAACTGCCCGACCGTCCGATGAACTGA
- the hmgA gene encoding homogentisate 1,2-dioxygenase: MTSPAFTYRSGFGNEFATEALPGALPVGRNSPQRPPYGLYAEQISGTAFTAPRAHNRRSWLYRIRPAVVHEPFRPMDSGRLTSRFDEMPAPPTQLRWSPPPMPDAPTDFVAGLVTMGGNGGPQAQTGCGIHLYAANRSMEGRFFYDADGELLIVPQQGRLRLFTELGVLEVEPQEIALIPRGLRFRVELPDGTARGYVCENFGAPFRLPDLGPIGSNGLANPRDFLTPDAWYEDVEGAFELVAKFDDQLWSAPIGHSPLDVVAWHGNHAPCKYDLRRFNTIGSISFDHPDPSIFLVLQSPSDTPGVDSIDFVIFPPRWLVQEDTFRPPWFHRNVASEFMGLIHGVYDAKEEGFLPGGASLHNCMSGHGPDAETFAKASAADTTRPQRVGDTMAFMFETRAVIRPTRHALETAELQHDYYRCWQGLTKRFDPTRP; encoded by the coding sequence ATGACGTCCCCCGCCTTCACCTACCGGTCCGGCTTCGGCAACGAATTCGCGACGGAGGCCCTGCCGGGCGCGCTGCCCGTCGGCCGCAACTCGCCGCAACGCCCGCCCTACGGCCTCTATGCCGAGCAGATCAGCGGCACCGCCTTCACCGCGCCGCGCGCGCACAACCGCCGCTCCTGGCTGTACCGCATCCGCCCGGCGGTGGTGCACGAGCCGTTCCGGCCGATGGACTCCGGCCGGCTGACCAGCCGCTTCGACGAGATGCCGGCCCCGCCGACGCAACTGCGCTGGAGCCCGCCGCCGATGCCGGATGCGCCGACCGACTTCGTCGCCGGGCTGGTGACCATGGGCGGCAACGGCGGACCGCAGGCGCAGACCGGCTGCGGCATCCATCTCTACGCCGCCAACCGGTCGATGGAAGGGCGCTTCTTCTACGATGCCGACGGCGAGCTGCTGATCGTGCCGCAGCAGGGCCGCCTGCGCCTGTTCACCGAGCTGGGCGTGCTGGAGGTCGAGCCGCAGGAGATCGCCCTCATCCCCCGCGGCCTGCGCTTCCGCGTCGAACTGCCGGACGGCACGGCGCGCGGCTATGTCTGCGAGAATTTCGGCGCGCCGTTCCGCCTGCCGGATCTCGGCCCCATCGGCTCCAACGGGCTGGCCAACCCGCGCGACTTCCTGACGCCCGACGCCTGGTACGAGGATGTCGAGGGCGCCTTCGAACTGGTGGCGAAGTTCGACGACCAACTGTGGAGCGCCCCCATCGGCCACTCGCCGCTGGACGTGGTGGCGTGGCACGGCAACCATGCGCCCTGCAAATACGACCTGCGCCGCTTCAACACCATCGGCTCGATCAGCTTCGACCATCCCGACCCGTCGATCTTCCTGGTGCTGCAATCGCCCAGCGACACCCCCGGCGTCGACAGCATCGACTTCGTCATCTTCCCGCCGCGCTGGCTGGTGCAGGAGGACACCTTCCGCCCGCCCTGGTTCCACCGCAACGTCGCCAGCGAGTTCATGGGCCTGATCCATGGCGTCTACGACGCCAAGGAGGAAGGGTTCCTGCCCGGCGGCGCCAGCTTGCACAACTGCATGAGCGGCCACGGACCCGATGCCGAGACCTTCGCCAAGGCCAGCGCCGCCGACACCACCCGGCCGCAGCGGGTCGGCGACACCATGGCCTTCATGTTCGAAACGCGCGCCGTCATCCGTCCGACGCGTCACGCATTGGAAACCGCCGAGCTTCAGCACGATTATTACCGCTGCTGGCAGGGACTGACCAAGCGCTTCGACCCGACCCGGCCGTAA